Genomic window (Akkermansiaceae bacterium):
CTCCAGACAAGGCCGGCCGGCCATCGTGTCGTCGGGAAAAGGCTCGCTCATGGAGCCGAGTGTCCCGCACCTTCCTGTTTCCGTCAATCCCGGCTGGAAACGGGTGATTTTCCCCTTGCCGACCTCTCACCCCGTCCGTAGAAACCTCCCGTCCTTGCGCTTCCTAAATCGGTAAATCCACTGAAGAAGCCTTTCCAATTCCTGCTTGTCCTGCTCGGCTGCCTCCATCTGGCGGGCGGACCTTATTCGATCATGCAATGTTATGCATGGATCGGTATGCTTGTGAGCTACTCCCAGCAGGATGGTCTCATGCAGGCCGCGAAAGACACCTTCAGCGGTGAAAAGCCGTGCGACCTCTGCTGCAAGATCGCGGAGGCGAAAAAGTCCGAGCCGGAGAAAAAGGATCCTGTCGCTCCCCTGCCCAGCGTTTCCTCCGGCAAGATCGTCCAGGATATGCTGCCGTCGAAAGACATGGCGCTGGCACCTCCGCCGGTGACCGATCTTCCCCCCGTTGCATTCCCCGGCGTGGCTGTTCCCGCCGATTCCCTCCGGGCGTCTCCGCCCGTTCCGCCGCCGTGTCTGGCCGCGTGAGGCGGACATTTCCGTCCGCTGACTGATCCCTAGATACCGGCATGCCTGTTGGGCGCGCCGCCAAACCTTTCCGGTCTGCACGCCGTTTCAAAACCGGTCGCGCAAGGACAAAGGCCGGACCTTCCGCCGGATCACGCCCAAACACGTGCCTCCGGCGGGAGGAATCCCCTCCCATCTTTCCCAAAATCATCTCCGTGAAACTCATTTCCTATCTGCTCACCGCCAGCACCACGGCGGCCATCGCCCAAACCGAACTCGAAACCCTGACCGTCGAGGCGGCCCGGGAGAGAGCCTCCAAGACCGTCCCCACCGTGGCCGAAAGCAAGGTGGAGCTCTCCAAGACCGCGGGCGGAACCGAGGTCGTCGATTCCGAGCGCTATCTCACCGGCCGGGCCAGCACGCTGGCGGATACCTTCGCCCTTTCCCCCGGTGTTTTCGCCCAACCGCGCTTCGGCTCGGATGAAGCCCGGCTTTCCATCCGTGGCTCCGGCCTCCAGCGGACCTTCCATGGCCGCGGCATCCGCGTCCTCCAGGACGGCGTCCCGGTCAACCTGGCCGACGGCGGCTTTGACATGCAGTCGCTGGAACCGTCCGCCTCGCGCTACATCAACGTCTGGCGCGGGGGCAACGCCCTCGCCTACGGCGGCTCCACCCTCGGCGGAGCCATCGACTATGTGTCCCGTAATGGACGCACGGACCCCGGCGGGTTCGCACGCCTCGAGGCCGGATCATGGAACTACTTCCGCGGCACACTCGCCGGAGGCTTCTCCAACGATGCGACCGATGCCTACTCCTCCTTCACCTGGCAGTCGCAGGACGGCTTCCGCGACCATGCGGAGCAGAACAACCAGCGGCTGTTCAGCAACATCGGCTGGAACATTTCCGATGGCATCGAGTCCCGCCTCTACATCACCGGCGTCCTGACGGATTCGCAGATCCCCGGCAGCCTCAGCAAGGCCCAGCTCAAGGACGACCCGCGCGACGCGAACCCCACCAACGCGACCGGCGACTACCACCGCGACTTCGAACTCTACCGCATCGCCAGCAAGACCACCTTCACCAACGGCGACAACCAATGGGACCTCACCGCATCATGGACCTACAAGGACCTCAACCATCCGATCTTCCAGGTGATCGACCAGCGCTCCAATGACGCGCTGCTCGGCGTGACCTTCACCAACACGTCCGACCTGTTCTCCCATGAAAACCAGGTCCGCGCCGGGGTCTTCCTCACCCGCGGGGTGACGCATGCCGCGCAGTTCCAGAACCTCAACGGCACGCGCGGCACCCTGCTTTCCGACAGCGACCAGATCGCGACCAACCTCGAAGCGTTCGTGGAGAACCAGTTCACCATCGGCAACGGTTTCACCGCCATCCTGGGTGCCAGCGCGGCCCACAACCGCCGCGAGATCGAGCGCCAGTTCGCCGGACCGCCCGACTACACCTACGAATACAACGAATTCGCCCCGA
Coding sequences:
- a CDS encoding TonB-dependent receptor, translated to MKLISYLLTASTTAAIAQTELETLTVEAARERASKTVPTVAESKVELSKTAGGTEVVDSERYLTGRASTLADTFALSPGVFAQPRFGSDEARLSIRGSGLQRTFHGRGIRVLQDGVPVNLADGGFDMQSLEPSASRYINVWRGGNALAYGGSTLGGAIDYVSRNGRTDPGGFARLEAGSWNYFRGTLAGGFSNDATDAYSSFTWQSQDGFRDHAEQNNQRLFSNIGWNISDGIESRLYITGVLTDSQIPGSLSKAQLKDDPRDANPTNATGDYHRDFELYRIASKTTFTNGDNQWDLTASWTYKDLNHPIFQVIDQRSNDALLGVTFTNTSDLFSHENQVRAGVFLTRGVTHAAQFQNLNGTRGTLLSDSDQIATNLEAFVENQFTIGNGFTAILGASAAHNRREIERQFAGPPDYTYEYNEFAPKIGLRYDAENYQVYANVSGSYEPPSFSETYTANTARDAQTATSFELGTRGSWGFFRWDATAYHAEIEDELLTVIDPSTGLSTTTNADRTTHSGLEIGTEIDLLGNDWNDDPAHRLVFRTAWTYGRFEFDRHTTAAYDYSGNKIAGLPPHLIRGELLWQNDQGWYAGPTFEWVPVKSYVDHRNTLSADPYALVGFKFGRRQEQGLSWFIEARNLTDERYAATHDVVDNALTVVPQPARVFLPGDGRSVFGGLEWRW